CGGGACCTTTCAGAAAATCAAAAAAGCCCATATCAGTTCCCCCTATCCAGCATGGCCAAAATCTGCTCCTTAGGCCGTAATCCAACTACTTGCTGCGTCACCTTTCCGTCTTGCATCACCACCAGCGTGGGAATACTCATGATCTGGAAGGCGGCAGCCAGCTCCCGCTGCTCATCCACGTCGATCTTGCCCACCTTGACATCGGGCCGCTCCTGAGCAATCTCCTCCACCACTGGGCCCACCATCCTGCAGGGTCCGCACCAGTTGGCCCAAAAATCCAGTAGCACAGGCTGGTCACTCTGGATGACTTCCTCTTGAAAATTATTCTTCGTAACATGCATGATCGCCATATCCGGTTCCTCCATTGTTCTTGGTTTGTTGGAAACAGCATAGCACACTCCTTCCGCCTCTTCCGTGACCTTGTCACAAAGCAGCGTCCCCTGCCGGTAAAAGCACATAAGCTTTGCCATTCGGTTCATCTGTTTTCCAGAAATACCGTGCGCAAGCATTTTCATAACATGCCACTCTCCATTGATGACATTTTCTTGGAAGTACCATCAAACACTCTCCCACTTGCGGATTTGCTGCTGTGGATAGAGGAAGCGGGAGCGGATAAAATCCGCTCCCGCTTGGGATCAGCCTAATAGCGCCGCAGCGGCTGAAAGGTGAGCCTGTCACAGTTATCCGGGAACCCGTACAATGCAGGACAGGGACTGGCCATCCCAGGAGGCGGTAATGGTGGCCGTACCGGCTCCTACCGGAGTCACCAAACCGGTGCTGGAGACCGTTGCTACGCTGGTATCGGAGCTGGTCCAGGTGATGGCCGTAGTGACGCCAGAGACCTTGAGCTGATAAGGACCCTCGCGAACGGGACGGGTGAAATCCTCTTGATTGAGCTTGTGGGCGCCGCCGGAACCGTTATCCCCGCCAGAGGGCGCCGCCGGGAGACTGCCGGAGGCCGTAACCCGCACAATGCATACCCCCTTCTTGGTCCCATCCGTCACCAACACATGAATGGTGCCTCCGGATACGGCAGTGACCTTTCCACTGCTGTCCACCGAGGCAATCCCGTCATCCTCACTGACCCAGGTATAGCTGCCGCTTCCCCCAGAAGTCACCTTAATCGTGGCGGTCTC
Above is a genomic segment from Pusillibacter faecalis containing:
- the trxA gene encoding thioredoxin yields the protein MAIMHVTKNNFQEEVIQSDQPVLLDFWANWCGPCRMVGPVVEEIAQERPDVKVGKIDVDEQRELAAAFQIMSIPTLVVMQDGKVTQQVVGLRPKEQILAMLDRGN